The DNA window TCGCGATCCGGCCAGCGACATGAATCTCAACGATACGTTTATGGTCCGCGGCGGGCTGGTCTACTAACTGGTATGCGGAAGCCGCCAGGAGCCAGGCACGGATGATGAGTTTACCAGAACGCCGGGATTCACCATGATTTGCATCAGACGACATCCAGCGTGGCGCGCGACGCTCGCCGCCGCGATTCTGCTGATGGGGCCTGTTGCTGCATTCTCGCAAGAAATCGAACGCTTGCCGCCGATCGACGCGTACCTGCCGCCAACGCAGCCGGAATTCATGAGCGCGGCCCAGCTGCACTCCGAGCCGGGCGTCATCTACGGATTGCCCGAAGAAAGCAACATGATTCTCGACGGCTGGGACGAATCCCAGAAACAGCTGCCCGGCTTCAAGGCGGATTCGTTCTTCCAGAAACTATCGTTCGCCACGACGCATCTGTTCGCCGACAGCACCACCAACCAGATGGCCATTACCGAGCTGGAACTGGTCTCGACCTTCGCCCTGCCGGCGCCGACCAAAGATCACCCCCTGCTGATCTCGCCCACGTTTGAGACCCGCTTTACCGACGGTCCCTCTTCGCCCGATGTGCCGGGCGATCTGTATAGCGCCTACATGCAGTTCATCTGGGTGCCGCGGATCAACGCGCAGTGGTCGGCCATTCTGGGAGTCGAACCGGGCGTTTACTCGGACTTCAAAACCAGCGCCGACGGGATCCGTATCCTGGGCCGCGCGCTGGGCCGCTACCAGGTGGAGCCCGATCGGCTGGAGTTTGTCGCCGGCGTGCTGTATCTGGATCGCGACGACGTCCCTTTTCTGCCCGCAGGCGGCGTGATCTGGGTCCCCAATAACGATGTCCGCCTGGACCTGATCTTTCCCATTCCCAAAGTCGGCTATCGCTTTTTCTTCGATGGCGTAGAAGAGCGTTGGATGTACGCGGCCGGCGAATTCGGCGGCGATACCTGGGCCGTGCAACGGGCCGACGGGACCAACGACCAACTGATCCTGCGCGACTGGCGGTTCAGCTTAGGCCTGGAAAAACGATACGCCGGCGGCGCCGGAGCCAGGCTGGAAGTCGGCTATGTGTTCAGCCGCACGATCGAATACGTGTCCGACTCCACGCCCGTCAATCTCGACGACACCTGGATGGTCCGCGCGGTGCTGAGCTATTAGCTGTTAGCTTCGCTCTGCCTGCTTTGTGGGAGCGAAGGACGGCTTTCTGCGCCAGGCTTACTTGCTGCTTTTTGAGCTGGCTTTGAGGATCTCCGGCAGCAATCGTGAAGGCGACATGGGCAGGCGCCGCATGCGGACGCCGGTCGCCTGGAAAATGGCGTTGGCGATGGCGGCCGGGGGCGGACAGATCGGCACTTCGCCGACGCCGCGGACGCCGTAAGGATGCTGCGGGTCGGGCACCTCGACAATGATCGTTTCGATCATCGGCACGTCGTAACAGGTCGGCATGCGGTAATCGAGATAGGTGGCGTTTTTCATGTCGCCGTCGTCGCCGTAGTAGTACTCCTCGTTGAGGGCCCAGCCGATTCCCTGCACGGCGCCGCCTTGCATCTGGCCTTCGACATAGCTGGGATGGATCGCCGTGCCCGCATCCTGGGCGACCGTGTAGCGCAGGATCTGCACCTTGCCCAGTTCCGGGTCGACTTCGACATCGACGCAGTGCGTGCCAAAGGCGCCAGCCTGGTTCGCTTTGCTGGATACGCCTGTCCCGGTCACCGTGCCGCCGGAAGCGTGCAGTTTGCCGGCCAGTTCCTGGAAGGACATTCGCTTGTCGCCCGGGCCGACGACGCCGCCGTTCTCGTAGCGGACTTTTTCAGGGTCGACGTTCCACAAAAAGGCGGCTCGATCGACCAGTTGCCACTGGATCTCTTTGGCCGCTTCCACCGCGGCGATGCCGGTGGCGAACGTCACCCGGCTGCCGCCCGTGACATCGGTATAGCCGACGCTGTCGGTATCGACCACGACCGGGTTGACCGCTTCGGCCGCAATGCCAAGCGTTTCCGCCAGTTGCATGGCGATGCTGGTGCGGGTGCCGCCGATATCGGTCGAGCCCTCGACCAGCGAGACCACGCCGTCGTAGTTGACCGTCGCCGTGACCGACGACTGCATCCCCACATTGAACCAGAAACCGGTGGCGATGCCGCGGCCGCGATACTTTCCCTCCAAAGGCGAGTTGTAATGCTCGCTGGCCTGGATCGCCTCGACCGTTTCCAACATGCCGATGCGGGCGTACTTGGGTCCGTCGATCCGCCGCACGCCTTCTTTGGCGCCGTTCTTCAGGCGGAACTCGGCCGGGTCCATCTTCAGCTCGACACAGATTTCATCGACGACGGATTCCGTCGCAAAGGCGACCTGCGTGGAACCGGGCGCCCGATAGGCGTTCGTCCGTGGCTTGTTCACGCAGACATCGAAGCCTTCGACCCGACCGGCGGGAACATCGTAACAGGCAAACACGCACATGCAGGCCGGCCCGATCGGCGACCCCGTATAGGCTCCCGCCTCAAAGGCGATCCAGGCTTCCCCCGCGGTGATCTTGCCGTCTTTGGTGACGCCCAGCTTGACCTTCATATGCGAGCCGGGCGTGGGGCCGGTCGCTTCGAACACATCGGCCCGGGACATGACGATTTTGACCGGACGGCCAGTCTTGCGCGACAACACGGCCGCGACCGGGGGCAGATAGACGGAGATCTTGCCGCCAAAGCCGCCGCCGATTTCCATCGGCGTCACTTTGACGCTGGAGACGGGCACCTTCAGCAGTTCGGCCGTTTGCTGCCGCACGGAAAAGGAACCTTGCGTGCTGATCCAGATACTGATTTTGCCGTCGGCGTTCCACAGCACCGTGGCGTTGTGCGGTTCGATGTAACCCTGGTGCACCATCGTCGTATCGAACTCCCGTTCGATGACCAGATCGGCGGCGGCAAAGCCGGCCGCGGCGTCCCCTTTTTCAAACAGGAAGTGCTTGGCGATATTGGTCGGGCGAGAGTCCTTCGTCGCCGGGGCCGAACCGACCGACTCCGTACGGATGTCGTCGTTCAACACGGGCGCGTCGGCTTGCATCGCTTTCCGCACATCCAGCACGGGCGGCAGTTTTTCGTACTCGACCTTGATCAGGCGAACGGCTTCGCTGGCGATATGAATGTTGTCGGCGGCGACCGCGGCCAGGGCGTGGCCTTTGTACAGCACCTTGTCACGGGCCATCACGTTCGCACTCAGGTGCCGCATGTTGGCGGCGCCTTCGCCCAGTTCCACAATGCGGTCGCCCTGTTCCGGAAAGTCGGCCCCGGTGACAACGGCGCGCACGCCCGGCAGCGCTTCGGCCGCCGAAGTATCAATGCTGAGGATCTTCGCATGGGCGTGCGGGCTGCGCAGCATGGCGCCGTGGAGCATGCCGGTGAGCCTGATATCGGCGCCGTATTTGGCCCGGCCAGTGACTTTGTCGACGCCGTCGTGGCGCACGGGCCGCGTGCCGATCACGTTGTATTTGGGCTTGTCTGCGGTCGCCATTTCGAACTCTCTTGGAAACGATAAGAGGGAAAGATCTCTCGCCAGGGCGCCTTAGAAACGGACCCCGGGGATCGTAGGGAAACGGAGCTTACTCGGCGGCCGCTTGCCGCTGCTGGGCGGCCGCCTGCACGGCCCGTACGATCTTGTCGTAGCCCGTACACCGACACAGGTTGCCCGACAGATAGAAGCGAATCTCATCTTCGGTCGGTTGCGGGTTCGCTTCC is part of the Lignipirellula cremea genome and encodes:
- a CDS encoding DUF6268 family outer membrane beta-barrel protein yields the protein MICIRRHPAWRATLAAAILLMGPVAAFSQEIERLPPIDAYLPPTQPEFMSAAQLHSEPGVIYGLPEESNMILDGWDESQKQLPGFKADSFFQKLSFATTHLFADSTTNQMAITELELVSTFALPAPTKDHPLLISPTFETRFTDGPSSPDVPGDLYSAYMQFIWVPRINAQWSAILGVEPGVYSDFKTSADGIRILGRALGRYQVEPDRLEFVAGVLYLDRDDVPFLPAGGVIWVPNNDVRLDLIFPIPKVGYRFFFDGVEERWMYAAGEFGGDTWAVQRADGTNDQLILRDWRFSLGLEKRYAGGAGARLEVGYVFSRTIEYVSDSTPVNLDDTWMVRAVLSY
- a CDS encoding xanthine dehydrogenase family protein molybdopterin-binding subunit is translated as MATADKPKYNVIGTRPVRHDGVDKVTGRAKYGADIRLTGMLHGAMLRSPHAHAKILSIDTSAAEALPGVRAVVTGADFPEQGDRIVELGEGAANMRHLSANVMARDKVLYKGHALAAVAADNIHIASEAVRLIKVEYEKLPPVLDVRKAMQADAPVLNDDIRTESVGSAPATKDSRPTNIAKHFLFEKGDAAAGFAAADLVIEREFDTTMVHQGYIEPHNATVLWNADGKISIWISTQGSFSVRQQTAELLKVPVSSVKVTPMEIGGGFGGKISVYLPPVAAVLSRKTGRPVKIVMSRADVFEATGPTPGSHMKVKLGVTKDGKITAGEAWIAFEAGAYTGSPIGPACMCVFACYDVPAGRVEGFDVCVNKPRTNAYRAPGSTQVAFATESVVDEICVELKMDPAEFRLKNGAKEGVRRIDGPKYARIGMLETVEAIQASEHYNSPLEGKYRGRGIATGFWFNVGMQSSVTATVNYDGVVSLVEGSTDIGGTRTSIAMQLAETLGIAAEAVNPVVVDTDSVGYTDVTGGSRVTFATGIAAVEAAKEIQWQLVDRAAFLWNVDPEKVRYENGGVVGPGDKRMSFQELAGKLHASGGTVTGTGVSSKANQAGAFGTHCVDVEVDPELGKVQILRYTVAQDAGTAIHPSYVEGQMQGGAVQGIGWALNEEYYYGDDGDMKNATYLDYRMPTCYDVPMIETIIVEVPDPQHPYGVRGVGEVPICPPPAAIANAIFQATGVRMRRLPMSPSRLLPEILKASSKSSK